A stretch of the Vidua chalybeata isolate OUT-0048 chromosome Z, bVidCha1 merged haplotype, whole genome shotgun sequence genome encodes the following:
- the NXNL2 gene encoding nucleoredoxin-like protein 2, with protein sequence MVDVFSGRLLVSKDGRSVDPEEALQNKVVGLYFSAGWCSPCRDFTPVLCDFYTELLEETEPPAPFEVVFISSDHSAEEMAGYMRAMHGDWLALPFHDPYKQDLKKKYNITAIPKLVIVKQTGEVITDKGRKQIRDKGLSCFRNWLEAADIFQNFSG encoded by the exons ATGGTGGATGTGTTCAGCGGGAGGCTCCTGGTCAGCAAGGATGGCCGCAGCGTGGACCCCGAAGAGGCTCTGCAGAACAAAGTCGTGGGATTGTACTTCTCCGCCGGCTGGTGCTCGCCGTGCCGCGACTTCACCCCCGTCCTCTGTGACTTCTAcacggagctgctggaggagaccGAACCTCCCGCCCCCTTCGAGGTCGTCTTCATCTCCTCCGACCACAGCGCCGAGGAGATGGCGGGCTACATGCGCGCCATGCACGGAGACTGGCTGGCCCTGCCCTTCCATGACCCCTACAAGCA GGATCTGAAGAAGAAATACAACATCACAGCAATTCCTAAACTGGTGATTGTGAAACAAACTGGAGAAGTCATTACTGACAAGGGGAGAAAACAGATCAGAGACAAAGGGCTATCCTGTTTCCGGAACTGGCTTGAGGCTGCAGATatctttcagaatttttctggCTAA